One window of the Staphylococcus equorum genome contains the following:
- a CDS encoding CdaR family protein, with the protein MLESKWGLRLIALVLALIFFLSVNNMFGNIFNADNLGQKSSETIEDVPVQVKYDNTSLYASEVPNKVDVEISGPQSQVLKAENGESIKAVLDLSEEKAGKHTTQFQVNGLNKDIDYNVKPKETTINLEEKVSKTLKVEPDVSNNDLDPEYKVSEQSVSPETVKVTGGKNQIDKIAYLKATYKNKSKISKDTTDVAQITAFDRNLNKIDVMVQPNEVNLSVKVEDYSKKVKVKTKTVGSLSNGREVDNIELNNEEVEIYGNKEDLEDIDEITANIDLDDVAGSTEKDITFEVPDKVTKVSPKDTTATITVK; encoded by the coding sequence ATGCTAGAAAGTAAGTGGGGATTAAGGTTAATAGCACTTGTATTAGCGTTAATATTTTTCTTATCAGTTAATAATATGTTTGGCAATATTTTTAATGCTGATAACTTAGGACAGAAATCTTCAGAAACAATTGAAGATGTACCAGTTCAAGTGAAGTATGACAACACATCATTGTATGCCAGTGAAGTTCCAAATAAAGTAGATGTAGAAATATCCGGACCACAATCACAAGTACTAAAGGCTGAAAATGGTGAAAGTATTAAAGCCGTATTAGACTTGAGTGAAGAAAAAGCAGGTAAGCATACTACACAATTCCAAGTGAATGGGTTAAATAAAGATATTGATTATAATGTGAAACCGAAAGAAACAACCATAAATCTGGAAGAGAAAGTAAGTAAAACATTAAAAGTAGAACCAGATGTAAGTAATAATGATTTGGATCCGGAATATAAAGTGAGTGAACAGAGCGTGTCACCAGAAACTGTTAAAGTGACTGGCGGTAAAAATCAAATTGATAAAATTGCTTATTTAAAAGCAACATATAAAAATAAAAGTAAAATTTCTAAAGACACAACAGATGTTGCACAAATTACTGCATTTGATAGAAACTTAAATAAAATTGATGTGATGGTTCAACCAAATGAAGTCAATCTAAGTGTGAAAGTAGAAGACTATAGTAAAAAAGTGAAAGTAAAAACTAAAACAGTAGGCTCATTATCAAACGGTCGTGAAGTAGATAATATCGAATTAAATAATGAGGAAGTTGAAATTTATGGTAATAAAGAAGATCTAGAAGATATTGATGAAATTACAGCCAATATTGATTTGGATGATGTGGCAGGTTCTACTGAAAAAGATATTACGTTTGAAGTACCTGATAAGGTTACTAAAGTAAGTCCTAAAGATACAACTGCAACAATTACAGTCAAATAG
- the cdaA gene encoding diadenylate cyclase CdaA, producing the protein MDLSNFFDDWSTVKIIASVLDLLIVWYVLYLLITVFKGTKAIQLLKGIVVIVIGQQVSKMLNLTATAKLFDLVIQWGVLALIVIFQPEIRRALEQLGRGSLFKRYSTNLNSDEGKLISSVSKAVQYMAKRRIGALIVFENETGLQDYIETGIAMNSEISQELLTNVFVPNTPLHDGAMIIQENKIASAASYLPLSDSAKIAKSLGTRHRAAVGISEVSDAFTVIVSEETGSISVTFDGKLRKDISNEAFEELLAEHWFGTHFNKKGVK; encoded by the coding sequence ATGGATTTATCCAACTTTTTTGATGACTGGAGTACAGTGAAAATAATTGCAAGTGTACTCGATTTGCTCATAGTATGGTATGTACTTTATCTTCTCATTACAGTTTTTAAAGGTACCAAAGCCATTCAACTATTAAAGGGAATTGTCGTAATAGTTATTGGTCAACAAGTGAGTAAAATGTTAAATTTAACAGCCACAGCCAAATTGTTTGATTTAGTTATTCAATGGGGTGTGTTAGCTTTAATCGTAATATTCCAACCAGAAATTAGACGCGCATTAGAACAACTTGGTCGTGGAAGTCTATTTAAACGCTATTCAACTAATTTAAATAGTGATGAAGGAAAACTTATATCCTCTGTATCCAAAGCAGTGCAGTATATGGCAAAACGACGTATTGGCGCATTGATTGTTTTTGAAAATGAAACAGGATTACAAGATTATATCGAAACTGGTATTGCCATGAACTCGGAAATATCACAAGAACTTTTAACAAACGTGTTCGTGCCTAACACACCTTTACATGACGGTGCGATGATCATACAGGAAAACAAAATTGCAAGTGCTGCAAGTTATTTACCATTATCAGATAGTGCCAAGATTGCTAAAAGCTTAGGTACAAGACATAGAGCAGCAGTTGGTATTTCTGAAGTGTCTGATGCTTTTACAGTTATTGTCTCTGAAGAAACAGGGTCAATTTCCGTTACATTTGATGGTAAATTAAGAAAAGATATTTCTAACGAAGCTTTTGAAGAATTATTGGCTGAACATTGGTTTGGCACACACTTTAACAAGAAAGGTGTGAAATAA
- the rocF gene encoding arginase: MNKKIEIIGAPSTYGQRKLGVNFGPDAIRYAGIVDRIRAIGLSVEDSGNIEVPAIDLDKFNSEQEGLRNLDEIITVSNNLSEAVSNSIEKNNFPLILGGDHSIAIGSISGVSKHYNNLGVIWYDAHGDLNVPEESPSGNIHGMPLRVLAGDGDDRLVNISNYTPKVKPENIVLIGMRDLDDGERRYIKENNIKTYTMAEVDRYGIKQVMDETIEYLEAKTDGIHLSLDVDALDPVETPGTGTRVLGGLTYRESHFALELLHNSKCVTSMDIVEVNPLIDHTNDTAKQAVGLVGSFFGETLL; this comes from the coding sequence ATGAATAAAAAAATAGAAATAATTGGAGCACCATCAACATATGGTCAAAGGAAATTAGGGGTTAACTTTGGTCCAGATGCTATACGATATGCAGGTATTGTTGATCGTATTAGAGCGATAGGTTTATCCGTTGAAGATTCTGGTAATATTGAAGTACCAGCAATCGATTTAGATAAGTTTAATTCAGAGCAAGAGGGCTTACGAAATTTAGATGAAATTATTACTGTTTCTAACAACTTAAGTGAAGCTGTATCGAATAGTATTGAGAAAAATAACTTCCCATTAATTCTTGGAGGAGATCATTCCATTGCTATAGGTTCAATATCTGGCGTAAGTAAACACTATAATAATTTAGGCGTTATTTGGTATGATGCACATGGGGATTTGAATGTACCTGAAGAATCACCATCAGGGAATATACATGGGATGCCATTACGTGTGCTTGCTGGAGACGGGGATGATCGTTTAGTTAACATTTCAAATTATACACCTAAAGTAAAGCCAGAAAATATCGTTCTTATAGGAATGAGAGACTTAGACGATGGCGAGCGCCGTTACATAAAAGAAAATAATATTAAAACTTATACTATGGCGGAAGTTGATCGATATGGTATTAAACAAGTAATGGATGAAACTATAGAGTATCTAGAAGCTAAAACAGACGGTATACACTTATCATTAGATGTCGATGCGTTGGATCCTGTTGAAACACCAGGAACAGGCACTAGAGTCTTAGGTGGTTTGACATATAGAGAAAGTCATTTTGCGTTAGAGTTATTACATAACTCGAAGTGTGTAACTTCTATGGATATAGTTGAAGTTAATCCATTAATAGATCACACCAATGATACAGCTAAACAAGCTGTTGGTTTAGTAGGTAGTTTCTTTGGAGAAACGCTTCTATAA
- the glmM gene encoding phosphoglucosamine mutase — protein sequence MAKYFGTDGVRGVANKELTPELAFKLGRYGGYVLAHNEGEKHPKVLVGRDTRVSGEMLESALIAGLISIGAEVMRLGVISTPGVAYLTRAMEADLGVMISASHNPVPDNGIKFFGSDGFKLSDDQEQEIETLLDQDNPDLPRPIGEDIVHYSDYFEGSQKYISYLKSTVDVNLDGMKIGLDGANGSTSSLAPFLFGDLEADTVTVGCNPDGYNINKEVGSTHPETLAKEVVESECDFGLAFDGDGDRLIAIDENGEIVDGDQIMFIIGQAMSKNRELNNNMIVSTVMSNLGFYKALENEGIQSNKTKVGDRYVVEEMRRGNYNLGGEQSGHIVLMDYNTTGDGLLTGVQLASIIKMTGKSLSQLAGQMKKYPQSLVNVRVTDKYRVEENIDVQEVMTKVEVEMNGEGRILVRPSGTEPLVRVMVEASTDEDAQRFAQTIADVVQDKMGLDE from the coding sequence ATGGCAAAATATTTTGGAACAGACGGCGTAAGGGGCGTAGCTAATAAAGAACTTACCCCTGAACTTGCATTTAAATTAGGACGCTACGGTGGTTACGTATTAGCACATAATGAAGGGGAAAAGCACCCTAAAGTACTCGTTGGTAGAGATACGCGTGTTTCTGGAGAAATGTTAGAATCAGCTTTAATTGCTGGACTTATTTCAATTGGTGCAGAGGTAATGCGTTTAGGTGTTATATCAACGCCCGGAGTTGCTTATTTAACTCGTGCAATGGAAGCTGATTTAGGCGTCATGATTTCTGCTTCTCATAATCCAGTTCCAGATAATGGTATCAAATTCTTTGGTTCAGACGGTTTTAAATTGTCAGATGACCAAGAACAAGAAATAGAAACTCTTTTAGATCAAGATAATCCTGACTTACCTAGACCAATTGGAGAAGATATCGTTCATTACTCTGACTATTTTGAAGGTAGTCAAAAATATATCAGTTATTTAAAATCAACAGTAGATGTAAATCTAGACGGCATGAAAATTGGCTTAGATGGAGCGAATGGTTCTACTTCATCATTAGCGCCATTTTTATTCGGAGATTTAGAAGCAGATACTGTGACAGTTGGATGTAATCCAGATGGTTATAATATAAATAAAGAAGTTGGTTCAACACATCCTGAAACATTAGCTAAGGAAGTTGTAGAATCTGAATGTGACTTTGGACTTGCTTTTGATGGTGATGGAGATAGACTTATCGCTATTGATGAAAATGGAGAAATCGTTGATGGTGATCAGATTATGTTTATTATCGGGCAAGCGATGTCTAAGAATCGTGAGCTTAATAACAATATGATTGTTTCAACAGTGATGAGTAATTTAGGATTTTATAAAGCTTTAGAAAATGAAGGTATTCAATCAAACAAAACTAAAGTTGGAGATCGTTATGTTGTTGAAGAAATGAGAAGAGGCAATTATAATTTAGGTGGCGAACAGTCGGGTCATATCGTTCTTATGGATTATAATACGACAGGTGACGGTTTATTAACAGGTGTACAATTAGCAAGTATTATTAAAATGACTGGTAAAAGTCTAAGTCAACTTGCAGGCCAAATGAAAAAATATCCTCAATCACTAGTCAATGTACGAGTTACAGATAAATATCGTGTAGAAGAAAATATTGATGTTCAAGAAGTAATGACAAAAGTAGAAGTAGAAATGAACGGGGAAGGCCGTATATTAGTAAGACCTTCAGGTACAGAACCACTTGTTCGTGTAATGGTTGAAGCTTCAACTGATGAAGATGCACAACGTTTCGCGCAAACAATTGCAGACGTGGTACAAGATAAAATGGGATTAGACGAATAA